One genomic window of Stigmatella ashevillena includes the following:
- a CDS encoding DUF5335 family protein: MAHSNQEIPRDQWASYLVGISQQDQIPWVRVESIDPDTGDQPLADRLPLKEISLETKGSDSGAVQIIVGREGEELTHRILNPEHIFAELDEASGVLECLEIGEKSGKTLIFFESPAKT, translated from the coding sequence ATGGCGCACAGCAATCAGGAAATCCCCCGGGACCAATGGGCGAGCTACCTCGTCGGCATCAGCCAGCAGGATCAGATCCCGTGGGTCCGCGTGGAATCTATTGACCCCGACACCGGGGACCAGCCCTTGGCCGACCGCCTGCCCCTCAAAGAGATCTCCCTGGAGACCAAAGGCAGCGACTCCGGCGCGGTGCAGATCATCGTGGGTCGGGAAGGCGAGGAGCTCACCCACCGCATCCTCAACCCGGAACACATCTTTGCGGAGCTGGACGAGGCGAGCGGCGTTCTGGAGTGTCTGGAGATCGGAGAGAAGAGCGGCAAGACGCTCATCTTCTTCGAGAGCCCTGCCAAGACCTAG
- a CDS encoding alpha/beta hydrolase family protein has translation MSEPTPAANTPSAPTPVLSVSPVVLPAPGRAVELQVRVSAPVTGGPLPIILLSHGHGRSNHLSSLNGYAPLANFLAAHGFVVIQPTHLDSKTLTLGSDDPDAPLYWRARAEDMKRILDQLDAIERAVAALAGRLDRSKVAVVGHSLGGHTASLLLGARHKDLRDGTEVNFAEPRIKAGVLLAAPGRGDALSKFAAENYPFFSTIDFSKMTTPTLVVAGDKDDSPHLTVAGADWHADPYFLSPSPKSLVTLFDAGHGLGGVSGYDVAETTDENPARVAAVQLLIWAYLRTALYPGDSAWQEAQRALTGVANPLGRVESK, from the coding sequence ATGAGCGAACCGACTCCCGCGGCGAACACCCCCAGCGCACCCACGCCGGTCCTCTCGGTCAGCCCCGTCGTGCTGCCCGCTCCCGGCCGCGCCGTCGAACTCCAGGTGCGCGTCTCCGCGCCCGTGACCGGAGGCCCACTGCCCATCATTTTGCTCTCGCACGGCCACGGCCGCTCCAACCACCTCTCCTCATTGAACGGCTACGCCCCACTCGCCAACTTCCTGGCGGCACACGGCTTCGTCGTGATCCAGCCCACCCATCTCGACTCAAAGACGCTCACCCTCGGCTCCGATGACCCCGATGCGCCTCTGTACTGGCGAGCGCGGGCCGAGGACATGAAGCGCATCCTCGACCAACTCGACGCGATCGAGCGCGCCGTCGCTGCGCTCGCCGGGCGCTTGGACCGAAGCAAGGTGGCCGTCGTCGGGCACTCGCTGGGCGGGCACACCGCCAGCCTGCTGCTTGGCGCGCGGCACAAGGATCTCCGCGACGGAACGGAGGTGAACTTCGCCGAGCCCCGGATCAAGGCGGGCGTGCTGCTCGCCGCGCCCGGCAGAGGCGACGCCCTCAGCAAGTTCGCAGCCGAGAACTACCCCTTCTTCTCGACCATCGACTTCTCCAAGATGACGACGCCCACGCTCGTGGTCGCCGGCGACAAGGACGACTCTCCCCACCTGACGGTCGCAGGCGCCGACTGGCACGCCGATCCATACTTCCTCTCCCCAAGCCCCAAGTCCTTGGTCACCCTGTTCGACGCAGGGCACGGGCTCGGCGGAGTCTCGGGATATGACGTCGCCGAGACCACGGACGAGAACCCCGCGCGAGTGGCTGCCGTCCAGCTTCTCATCTGGGCCTACCTCCGCACCGCGCTCTACCCCGGAGACTCCGCTTGGCAGGAAGCACAAAGGGCGCTGACGGGCGTCGCCAACCCGCTCGGACGGGTCGAGTCCAAATAA
- a CDS encoding helix-turn-helix domain-containing protein, whose protein sequence is MQRTMDSAALTFSLSRFVEDVRGVVPVAGRACHERLPDGRTTLVFRVLEEGRKGDVCVAGPRTRALFKNAPGVARAVILQFKPGWSVPLLGVAASELTDQIVPLEDIWGRSGGDLCLELLAARSLPEVLDRISHAIALRTQQTFDPASARLARRAVRLLEGDEVRVESVAKQLGVTARHLRRAFTESVGIGPKDFARAVRLQRAVGMAATSKDWGRIAASAGYYDQAHLIADFRELVGLTPGAFLKRASDQASRSCSR, encoded by the coding sequence ATGCAACGCACGATGGACTCCGCCGCCTTGACGTTCTCGCTTTCCCGCTTCGTCGAGGACGTTCGCGGTGTCGTGCCAGTCGCTGGACGCGCATGTCACGAACGGCTGCCCGACGGAAGAACGACCCTTGTCTTTCGAGTGCTCGAGGAGGGCCGGAAAGGGGATGTGTGCGTCGCGGGCCCACGAACGCGGGCGCTGTTCAAGAACGCACCCGGCGTCGCGCGGGCGGTCATCCTTCAGTTCAAGCCAGGCTGGTCGGTGCCGCTCCTGGGCGTGGCAGCCAGCGAGCTGACGGACCAGATCGTCCCGCTGGAAGACATCTGGGGCCGTTCGGGCGGCGACCTCTGCCTCGAGCTCCTTGCTGCGCGAAGCCTGCCGGAGGTACTTGACCGAATCTCCCACGCGATCGCCCTTCGTACCCAACAGACATTCGACCCGGCATCGGCGCGGCTCGCTCGCCGCGCGGTTCGCTTGCTCGAAGGAGACGAGGTTCGGGTGGAGAGCGTGGCGAAGCAGCTTGGCGTCACGGCGCGGCATCTTCGCCGCGCCTTCACGGAGAGCGTCGGCATCGGGCCGAAGGATTTCGCGCGGGCCGTTCGCCTGCAGCGTGCCGTGGGAATGGCGGCGACCTCGAAGGACTGGGGACGCATCGCCGCATCCGCAGGCTATTACGACCAGGCGCACCTCATTGCCGACTTCCGGGAGCTCGTCGGGCTCACACCGGGCGCCTTCCTGAAGCGTGCGAGCGATCAGGCGAGCCGTTCGTGTAGCCGATAA